A section of the Budorcas taxicolor isolate Tak-1 chromosome 17, Takin1.1, whole genome shotgun sequence genome encodes:
- the VSIG10 gene encoding V-set and immunoglobulin domain-containing protein 10: MAAGVRAFESWVLVCFGALLARWVAAGLEAVIIGEIHENITLHCGNISGPRGLVTWCRNDSESVCLLSSNSSLPPAQSRFSLVNASSLHIEALNLQDEGNYTCSEVLNKTETRRFQVWLQVANGPSQVEVNISSTGRLPNGTLYAAKGSQVDFSCSSRSQPPPMVEWWFQAPDSTTELFGNNLTASCFTLLLMSQNLQGNYTCLAKNVLSGRHRKVTTELLVYSPPPSAPQCWAEVSPGLFSLQLSCRWAGGYPDPDFLWTEEPGGVVVGTSKLGVEMLSQSQLSDGKKFKCVGSHIVGPELGASCVVQIRSPSLLSEPMKTCFVGGNVTLTCQVSGAYPPAKIMWLRNLTQPKVVIQPSGHHLITQSGQSSTLTIRNCSQDLDEGYYVCRAENAVGVREVDIWLSVKEPLNIGGIVATVVSLLLLGLAIIAGLLLYYSPVFCWKVGSTFRRQDMGDVMVLVDSEEEEMEEEEEDAAEEEEEEASEREESPIEITKYGHIHRVTALVNGNVDQMGNGLQALQDDSSEQQSDIIQEDRPV, from the exons ATGGCCGCGGGCGTCCGGGCGTTCGAGTCCTGGGTTCTCGTCTGCTTCGGAGCGCTACTGGCCCGCTGGGTCGCCGCAG GATTGGAGGCTGTCATCATTGGAGAAATTCACGAAAACATCACCCTGCACTGTGGCAACATCTCGGGACCGAGGGGCCTTGTGACCTGGTGCCGCAATGACTCGGAGTCAGTCTGCCTCTTGTCCTCCAATTCCAGCCTCCCACCAGCCCAGTCGCGCTTCTCTCTGGTGAATGCCAGCTCCCTGCACATTGAGGCGCTGAACCTGCAGGATGAGGGCAACTACACCTGCTCTGAGGTCCTGAACAAGACTGAGACACGGAGGTTCCAAGTGTGGCTGCAGGTGGCCA ACGGCCCCTCTCAGGTTGAGGTcaacatctccagcactggcaggctcCCCAACGGCACCCTCTATGCAGCCAAGGGCTCCCAGGTGGACTTCAGCTGCAGCAGCAGATCCCAGCCTCCGCCCATGGTTGAGTGGTGGTTCCAGGCCCCAGATTCCACCACTGAACTCTTCGGGAACAACCTGACAGCCAGCTGCTTCACGCTGTTACTGATGTCACAGAACTTGCAAGGGAACTACACCTGTTTGGCCAAAAACGTGCTCAGCGGGAGACATCGAAAGGTGACCACCGAGCTCCTGGTCTACT CTCCCCCTCCATCAGCCCCCCAGTGCTGGGCAGAGGTGTCGCCAGGATTGTTCTCACTGCAGCTCAGCTGTCGCTGGGCTGGGGGATACCCAGACCCAGACTtcttgtggacagaagagccaggaggTGTGGTCGTGGGAACATCAAAGCTGGGGGTGGAAATGCTGAGCCAGTCCCAGCTGTCAGATGGCAAGAAGTTCAAGTGTGTCGGGAGCCACATAGTGGGGCCGGAGTTGGGAGCCAGCTGTGTGGTACAGATCA GgagcccctcccttctctctgagCCCATGAAGACTTGCTTCGTGGGGGGCAATGTGACGCTTACCTGCCAGGTGTCTGGAGCCTACCCCCCTGCCAAGATCATGTGGCTGAGGAACCTCACCCAGCCCAAGGTGGTCATCCAGCCCAGCGGCCACCACCTCATCACCCAGAGTGGCCAGAGCTCCACCCTCACTATCCGCAACTGCTCCCAGGACCTGGACGAGGGCTACTACGTCTGCCGGGCTGAGAATGCTGTAGGGGTGAGGGAGGTGGACATCTGGCTGAGCGTGAAAG AACCTCTAAACATCGGGGGAATAGTGGCCACCGTCGTGAGCCTGCTTCTGCTGGGACTGGCCATTATCGCCGGGCTCCTGTTGTATTACAGCCCTGTGTTCTGCTGGAAAG tAGGAAGCACTTTCAG GAGGCAAGACATGGGTGATGTCATGGTTTTGGTGGAttcagaagaggaagagatggaggaggaggaggaagatgctgcagaagaggaagaggaggaagctagTGAGAGGGAGGAGTCACCAATAGAAATAACCAAGTATGGCCACATTCACAGAGTGACTGCGCTGGTGAACGGGAATGTGGACCAGATGGGCAACGGACTGCAGGCTCTGCAGG ATGACAGCAGTGAGCAGCAGAGTGACATCATTCAAGAAGACAGGCCAGTGTGA